Part of the Tetragenococcus koreensis genome, CAACAAGTGATGAAAGAAGGAGATTAACATTGGCTTTAATACCTAATTATTTAGAAAATCGAATCTGTTTAAATGTTTTAGCAAATTCCGTAGAAAATGCAAAAGAATGCTATGAGGCAGCTGAAGGACATGTATTATTAGGGGTTCTCTCGAAAGATTATGAAAGTGACGAGTCAGCGATTGAAGATATGAAAAAATATCAAGAAGCGATCCATAATGCCTTATCCGTTGGTTTAGGCGCAGGCGATCCTAATCAAAGTGCGATGGTCTCTCGTCTTTCTGCGGTATTACAACCGCAACATGTCAACCAAGTGTTTACGGGCGCTGGTTTTTCACGTGCGCTATTAGGCCAAAACGAAACGGTCGTAAATGCTTTAGTTTCTCCGACAGGAAAAGTCGGTTATGTGGATATCGCCACTGGCCCTTTAAGCTCCCAGCAAAAAGCGACCGAAGTTCCAGTGGATACAGCGATTGCTCTATTAAAAGATATGGGCGCCAGTTCCCTTAAATACTTCCCTATGAAAGGATTAAAGCATAAAGAAGAATATATGGAAGTGGCGAACGCTTGTGCTAGGAATGATTTCTATCTAGAACCAACAGGTGGTATTGACTTAACAAACTTTGAAGAAATTGTCCAAATTGCCATTGATGCCGGAGTAGAAAAAGTCATTCCGCACGTGTACAGTTCGATCATTGATCAAACAACTGGAGATACAAAACCTGATGATGTAAAACAACTTTTTATTATGATGAAAAATGCTTTGGCCAAGTAATAGGCGTATAACTATTTAATTATTGA contains:
- the dagF gene encoding 2-dehydro-3-deoxy-phosphogluconate aldolase, which gives rise to MALIPNYLENRICLNVLANSVENAKECYEAAEGHVLLGVLSKDYESDESAIEDMKKYQEAIHNALSVGLGAGDPNQSAMVSRLSAVLQPQHVNQVFTGAGFSRALLGQNETVVNALVSPTGKVGYVDIATGPLSSQQKATEVPVDTAIALLKDMGASSLKYFPMKGLKHKEEYMEVANACARNDFYLEPTGGIDLTNFEEIVQIAIDAGVEKVIPHVYSSIIDQTTGDTKPDDVKQLFIMMKNALAK